In Fusobacterium canifelinum, a genomic segment contains:
- a CDS encoding penicillin-binding protein: MQKKIKIGGILFLLFVLSVSGYLIYNKSFFLLTLFLFSIVYLVFSIAVVSNWGKKQLFAKRSSIMLLIILFFLIVYALRLLGIQYLQKSKYVALMNEQLLSINKEIGQRGLIYDNKGKKLAFNNRKYTISINPSLLNDEKIHDEIVKDIVAIRDSKIVKLEDNILENLLKLASEGNKYKRLVKDIDDEQKAQIDELLASIERAKVKGSPKYRTVLQFEKSIERKYYKQDEYEKLIGMVRFTEESRDERLGISGLEKEYQNYLVEKKRDIPKLYGLNKKNILALSKETLFSDLNGKNLYLTIDADLNFILNDEIKAQFKNTNAYEAYGLIMDPNSGKILAVAAFSKDKNLLRNNIFQSQYEPGSIFKPLIVAAAMNEKFINENTSFNVGDGKIKRFKKTIRESSRSTRGVITTREVVMKSSNVGMVLISDYFTNALFEEYLKAFGLYDKTGVDFPNELKPYTSSYKNWDGLKKNNMAFGQGVVITPIQMITAFSAVVNGGTLYKPYLVEKITDSEGTVIMRNTPTVVRQVISEDVSKKMRSIMEDTVEKGTGKRAYVEGYAIGGKTGTAQLSAGKSGYIRNEYLSSFIGFFPADKPKYVVMAMFMRPQADIQANKFGGVVAAPVVGNVIRRIIKEEEGFAKNVETINVSSSKDESSENVKSSLDAISYEDVMPDLEGMSPQEVLAIFKETDIDIEVTGTGLVEEQRPAAGDSLKNVKKVKIILK; the protein is encoded by the coding sequence GTGCAGAAGAAAATTAAAATAGGTGGAATCCTATTTTTACTATTTGTTCTAAGTGTATCTGGATATCTTATTTATAATAAAAGTTTTTTCCTTCTAACACTTTTCTTATTTTCAATAGTATATCTTGTATTTTCTATTGCAGTAGTCAGTAACTGGGGAAAAAAGCAATTATTTGCAAAAAGAAGTAGTATAATGTTATTAATTATACTCTTTTTTCTAATTGTATATGCACTTAGGTTACTTGGAATCCAATATCTTCAAAAATCTAAATATGTAGCTCTTATGAATGAGCAACTATTAAGTATTAACAAAGAAATTGGACAAAGAGGTTTAATATATGATAATAAGGGAAAAAAACTTGCCTTTAATAATAGAAAATATACAATTTCAATAAATCCATCTCTTTTAAATGATGAAAAAATACATGATGAGATTGTTAAGGATATAGTAGCTATAAGAGATAGTAAAATAGTAAAATTAGAAGATAATATATTAGAAAATTTATTAAAATTAGCTAGTGAAGGAAATAAATATAAAAGACTTGTCAAAGATATAGATGATGAACAAAAAGCTCAAATAGATGAGCTGTTAGCAAGTATTGAAAGAGCAAAAGTTAAAGGAAGTCCTAAATATAGAACTGTTTTACAATTTGAAAAGTCTATTGAAAGAAAATATTATAAACAAGATGAATATGAAAAATTAATAGGTATGGTTAGATTCACAGAAGAATCTAGAGATGAAAGATTAGGTATTTCTGGTTTAGAAAAAGAATATCAAAATTATTTAGTTGAAAAGAAAAGAGATATTCCAAAACTTTATGGATTGAATAAAAAAAATATCTTAGCTCTTTCTAAAGAAACTCTATTTTCAGATTTGAATGGAAAAAACCTTTATTTGACAATAGATGCTGACTTAAATTTTATTTTAAATGATGAAATAAAGGCACAATTTAAAAATACTAATGCCTATGAAGCTTACGGGCTTATTATGGACCCAAACAGTGGAAAAATTTTAGCAGTAGCCGCTTTCTCAAAAGATAAAAATTTATTAAGAAACAATATATTCCAAAGTCAATATGAACCTGGTTCAATATTTAAACCTCTTATTGTTGCAGCAGCAATGAATGAGAAGTTTATAAATGAAAATACAAGTTTTAATGTTGGAGATGGAAAAATTAAAAGATTTAAAAAAACAATTAGAGAAAGTAGCAGATCTACAAGAGGAGTTATAACTACAAGAGAAGTTGTTATGAAATCAAGTAACGTTGGTATGGTACTTATTAGTGATTATTTCACTAATGCTCTTTTTGAAGAATATCTAAAAGCCTTTGGACTATATGATAAAACAGGAGTAGATTTTCCAAATGAATTAAAACCATATACAAGCTCATATAAAAACTGGGATGGTTTAAAGAAAAATAATATGGCATTTGGTCAAGGAGTTGTAATTACACCTATTCAAATGATAACTGCATTTTCTGCTGTTGTAAATGGTGGAACATTATATAAACCATATCTCGTTGAAAAGATAACTGACAGCGAAGGAACTGTTATAATGAGAAATACTCCCACTGTTGTTAGACAAGTTATATCAGAAGATGTATCTAAAAAAATGAGAAGTATAATGGAAGATACAGTTGAAAAAGGTACTGGTAAAAGAGCATATGTAGAAGGTTATGCTATTGGTGGAAAAACAGGAACAGCTCAATTAAGTGCTGGTAAATCTGGATATATTAGAAATGAGTACCTTTCTTCATTTATTGGTTTCTTTCCAGCTGATAAACCAAAATATGTTGTAATGGCAATGTTTATGAGACCTCAAGCAGATATTCAAGCTAATAAGTTTGGGGGAGTTGTTGCTGCACCAGTTGTTGGTAATGTTATTAGAAGAATCATTAAAGAAGAAGAAGGGTTTGCTAAGAATGTTGAAACTATAAATGTTTCAAGTTCAAAAGATGAATCTAGTGAAAATGTAAAATCTAGCCTAGATGCTATAAGTTATGAAGATGTAATGCCAGATTTAGAAGGTATGAGTCCACAAGAAGTTTTAGCAATCTTTAAAGAAACAGATATAGATATAGAAGTCACTGGAACAGGTCTTGTTGAAGAACAAAGACCAGCTGCTGGTGATAGTTTAAAAAATGTTAAAAAAGTAAAAATTATATTGAAATAA
- a CDS encoding YihY/virulence factor BrkB family protein, with protein sequence MKNLFENFGSKKFNTENLKLMLKRAYEKYQRANSSFWVTSLSFYTILAIVPILAILVSLSSWFGAEDYVINQIKDIAPLKGGTLELLTDFSNNLLMDARSGVLAGVGFLFLGWTFIQMFSLIEESFNEIWHIKKSRSLIRKISDYISFFIFLPLLFITLNGLTLLLLSKIKETIFLYYIVKNILPLISMTIFFMALYLVMPNTMVKIIPAFIASIIVSIAFLLFQYIFILLQFLLIGYDTVYGGFSVIFIFLIWVRICWFIVILGVHITYLIQNANFDINIENDTINISFNSKLYITLKVLEEIIKRYLNNQSPPNITDLRKVTTSSPFLIGNVLDDLIRGGYVLSSRDYSEKVFCIAKNIEEISLKEIYDFIANTGEEIYILQDGKITDSIEKIIIDKDYSRTLKSLGGESAEEN encoded by the coding sequence ATGAAAAATTTATTTGAAAATTTTGGTTCAAAGAAATTTAATACTGAAAATTTAAAATTGATGTTAAAAAGAGCATATGAAAAGTATCAAAGAGCTAATTCTAGCTTCTGGGTAACATCTCTATCTTTTTATACAATCTTAGCAATAGTTCCAATACTTGCTATTTTAGTTAGTTTAAGTAGCTGGTTTGGAGCAGAAGATTATGTAATAAATCAGATTAAAGATATAGCTCCCCTAAAAGGTGGAACATTAGAACTACTTACTGACTTTTCAAATAATTTATTGATGGATGCTAGAAGTGGTGTCTTAGCAGGAGTTGGTTTCTTATTTTTAGGTTGGACATTTATACAGATGTTTTCTCTTATTGAAGAGTCTTTCAATGAAATTTGGCACATAAAAAAATCAAGAAGTTTAATAAGAAAAATTAGTGATTACATATCATTTTTTATTTTCTTACCTTTATTGTTTATTACTTTAAATGGACTTACATTACTTTTATTATCTAAAATAAAAGAAACAATATTTCTTTATTATATAGTAAAAAATATTTTACCTTTGATAAGTATGACAATATTCTTTATGGCACTTTACTTAGTTATGCCAAATACAATGGTAAAGATTATTCCTGCTTTCATTGCCTCTATAATAGTATCAATAGCCTTTTTATTATTTCAATATATCTTTATTCTATTACAATTTTTATTGATAGGCTATGATACAGTATATGGTGGATTTTCAGTAATATTTATATTTTTGATATGGGTAAGAATATGTTGGTTTATTGTGATTTTAGGAGTTCATATAACTTATTTAATTCAAAATGCTAATTTTGATATAAATATAGAAAATGATACTATTAATATCAGTTTTAACTCAAAATTATATATAACACTTAAAGTTTTAGAAGAAATTATAAAGAGATACTTAAATAATCAATCTCCACCTAATATAACTGATTTAAGAAAAGTAACTACTTCATCTCCTTTTTTAATTGGAAATGTATTAGATGATTTAATTAGAGGTGGTTATGTACTTAGTAGTAGGGACTATTCTGAAAAAGTCTTTTGTATAGCTAAAAATATAGAAGAAATTTCTTTAAAAGAAATCTATGATTTTATTGCTAATACAGGGGAAGAAATATATATATTACAAGATGGTAAAATTACTGATAGTATAGAAAAAATTATAATAGATAAAGATTATAGTAGAACATTAAAGAGTTTAGGAGGGGAAAGTGCAGAAGAAAATTAA
- a CDS encoding pyridoxal phosphate-dependent aminotransferase, translating into MRISDRVKNMKYSAVRKLTPLAAEAEKKGIKVYRLNIGQPNIETPELFFEGLKNIPDHVIKYADSRGISELLEQVIEVYARDGHILKKEDIIVTEGGSEALTFAMLAICNPNDEVLIPEPFYSNYKSFLDISGAKIIPIPTDIENDFALPKKEEIQKLITSKTKAILYSNPCNPTGKVYTEEEVNLLANLAIENDLFVIADEPYREFIYDDNDKHYSLLDIEKAKENVIIIDSVSKHYSACGARVGFLISKNKDFMTYIMKLCQARLAAPTVEQYAVASLMKAPKEYFKEIKEIYRRRRDIIVNSLNKIEGVTCSAPKGAIYAFAKLPVESSEVFCKWLLTDFVYNNSTVMLAPGEGFYETEGLGKQEVRFSFCVGEDDIEKAMKVLEEALKVYKK; encoded by the coding sequence ATGAGAATTTCTGATAGAGTAAAAAATATGAAATATTCAGCTGTTAGAAAATTAACTCCTTTGGCTGCTGAAGCAGAAAAAAAAGGAATAAAAGTTTACAGATTAAATATAGGACAACCCAATATAGAAACACCTGAATTGTTTTTTGAAGGTCTAAAAAATATACCTGATCATGTTATAAAATATGCAGACTCAAGAGGAATTTCTGAATTATTAGAACAAGTTATTGAAGTTTATGCACGAGATGGACATATTTTAAAGAAAGAAGATATAATTGTGACAGAAGGTGGTAGTGAAGCTTTAACATTTGCAATGCTTGCTATTTGTAATCCTAATGATGAAGTTTTAATTCCAGAACCTTTCTATTCAAATTATAAAAGTTTCTTAGATATTTCAGGAGCAAAAATTATTCCTATACCAACAGATATAGAAAATGATTTTGCTTTACCTAAAAAAGAAGAAATCCAAAAATTGATTACTTCTAAAACAAAAGCAATTTTATATTCTAATCCTTGTAATCCAACAGGAAAAGTTTATACAGAAGAAGAAGTTAACTTACTGGCTAATTTAGCAATAGAAAATGATTTATTTGTTATCGCAGATGAACCATATAGAGAATTTATATATGATGATAATGACAAGCATTATTCTTTGTTAGATATAGAGAAAGCTAAAGAAAATGTTATTATTATAGATAGTGTTTCTAAACATTATAGTGCTTGTGGAGCAAGAGTTGGATTTTTAATATCAAAAAATAAAGATTTTATGACATATATAATGAAACTTTGTCAAGCTAGACTTGCTGCACCAACTGTTGAACAATATGCAGTAGCTAGTTTAATGAAAGCTCCTAAGGAATATTTTAAAGAAATTAAAGAAATTTATAGAAGAAGAAGAGATATAATAGTAAATTCTTTAAATAAGATAGAAGGAGTAACTTGTTCAGCCCCAAAAGGTGCAATTTATGCTTTTGCAAAACTTCCAGTGGAAAGTTCAGAAGTTTTTTGTAAATGGCTCTTAACAGATTTTGTATATAATAATTCAACAGTTATGCTTGCACCTGGGGAAGGATTTTATGAAACAGAAGGTTTAGGAAAACAAGAAGTTAGATTTTCTTTCTGTGTTGGAGAAGATGATATAGAAAAAGCAATGAAAGTGCTTGAAGAAGCATTAAAAGTTTATAAAAAGTAG
- a CDS encoding MATE family efflux transporter, which produces MNIKEFLFEDKELIKRIFKIAIPSLFDLLAQTLISTSDMIMVSSIGASAISSIGVGSAAFNAIIPALIAVAIGTTAILSRAYGAKNKEEGQKALMQSYFIAIPIGIILMFLFFFFAKPIIEIVGNAKDLNLEDAIIYQKTTAIGFVFLSIGITTFYAFRALGKNKIPMIGNTMVLIVNIVFNYLFIYIFKWGVFGAALATSIARGSVVIMCIYLIFVNKRQWLSLNIKKMKFDYFTAKRIVKVGIPAAVEQLALRFGMLIFEIMVISLGNLNYAAHKIALTAESFSFNLGFAVSLAATALVGQELGKNSPKNALKNGYICTIIGVIIMSTMGLLFFIAPNLLISLFTDDPQVVSLSAMALRLVSICQPFLAISMILSGALRGAGATRSVLFITFFGIFLVRIPITYVFLNIFNIGLAGAWIVMTIDLIFRSSLCFYTFKKGKWKYLKV; this is translated from the coding sequence ATGAATATAAAAGAGTTTTTATTTGAAGATAAAGAACTCATTAAAAGAATTTTTAAAATAGCAATTCCTTCACTTTTTGATTTGCTTGCTCAAACATTAATTTCAACTTCTGATATGATTATGGTATCCAGTATAGGTGCCTCTGCAATAAGCTCTATTGGGGTTGGAAGTGCTGCATTTAATGCGATTATTCCTGCATTAATAGCAGTTGCAATAGGAACAACTGCTATTTTAAGTAGAGCTTATGGAGCTAAAAATAAAGAAGAAGGACAGAAAGCATTAATGCAAAGTTATTTTATAGCTATTCCTATTGGAATTATATTAATGTTTTTATTTTTCTTTTTTGCTAAGCCCATTATAGAAATTGTAGGAAATGCAAAAGATTTAAATTTAGAAGATGCTATCATATATCAAAAGACAACTGCTATTGGATTTGTATTTTTATCTATTGGAATAACTACTTTTTATGCTTTTAGAGCTTTGGGAAAAAATAAAATTCCAATGATAGGAAACACTATGGTACTTATTGTAAATATAGTATTTAACTATCTATTTATATATATTTTTAAATGGGGAGTTTTTGGAGCAGCACTTGCCACATCAATAGCAAGAGGTTCTGTTGTAATTATGTGTATATATTTAATTTTTGTAAATAAAAGACAATGGCTTTCACTTAATATAAAAAAAATGAAATTTGATTATTTCACTGCTAAAAGAATTGTTAAAGTTGGAATACCTGCTGCTGTTGAGCAACTTGCTTTAAGGTTTGGTATGCTTATTTTTGAAATAATGGTTATATCATTAGGAAATTTAAATTATGCTGCACATAAAATTGCACTTACAGCAGAATCGTTTTCATTTAATTTAGGTTTTGCTGTATCTCTTGCTGCTACTGCCTTAGTAGGACAAGAATTAGGTAAAAACTCACCTAAAAATGCTTTAAAAAATGGATATATCTGTACTATCATAGGAGTTATAATTATGTCAACTATGGGACTACTATTTTTTATAGCACCCAATTTATTGATTTCATTATTTACAGATGACCCTCAAGTTGTTTCTTTGTCAGCAATGGCATTAAGACTTGTTTCTATATGCCAACCTTTCCTAGCAATCTCAATGATATTATCTGGTGCATTGAGAGGAGCAGGAGCTACTAGATCTGTACTTTTTATTACATTTTTTGGAATATTCTTGGTAAGAATACCAATAACTTATGTATTTTTAAATATTTTTAATATAGGACTTGCTGGTGCTTGGATAGTAATGACAATAGATTTAATTTTTAGAAGCTCACTATGTTTTTATACATTTAAAAAAGGAAAATGGAAATACCTAAAAGTATGA